TTGCTCAACTAGCCGCAATCTTTCTTCCTTAGTTATCTGATTAATCATTTTATCTGGATTAATATATGATAAATCAATAATAATATCAATCAATTTACTTGGTAACAACTCATTTAAGGCATTCTTTATTTGCTTTTTTGAAAATTTTTCAAAGTCTCGTTGTACTCGATTATGAAGTTTTTCAAAACTAAGAGCTGGTTTTAAATTTATTGCAAGTTCCACTATTTTATTCTCAGTTAGGTTTTCAGCAACAATTTTACTTAGTGATAAAATAATTGGCCCTGATACTCCATAATGCGTAAATAACATTTCTCCAAAATCTTCTGCTACTTTTTTATCATCTACGATAATACTTGCTTTTACATTTTTAAGTGATAAACCTTGAGCAATTTTCACCCAATCTTCTTCTGTTTCTAACGGAACTAAAGATGGTTTTATCGGAGTAATAGTATGTCCTAATTTTTCGGCAATTACATAGCCATCACCACTTGAACCTGTTGCTGGATATGAAGCCCCTCCGGTTGCAACAATAATCTTATCTGCTTGATACACTAAACCTTTTTTATCTACTACCGCAGTAACTTTATTATCTTCCTTGATAATATTTTTGACAGCTACATCTTTTAAAATTCTTATCTCCAAGCTATCCATTTTTCTTAGTAAGGCATCGACAACATCAATAGCTTTGTCGCTCTCCGGAAAAACTCTACCGCCACGTTCAACCTTTGTTTTAACTCCTAAATTTTCAAAAAAATCTATCAAATCATTATTACTGAAATTATGGAAAGAACTATACAGAAAACTCCCATTACCATGCATATTCTTTATTAATTCCTTAATATCTGCAATATTTGTTATATTACAACGACCTTTTCCGGTAATTAACAGCTTTTTACCGACCCGTGGCATTTTCTCAAGAATGGTCACACTTGCTCCATTTTCAGCCGCAATAATTGCCGCCATCATTCCGGCGGCACCAGCACCAATTACAATAACATTATTGCCCATAAAGTCTCCTTAAAATATCTATTTCATTCTCTGTAACGCTTCAATTTCATTTTCCGATAAATAACGATATTTACCACGCGCTAATCCATCAAGATTAAGTGAAGCAAACTTTATGCGTTTCAAGCTTCTAACCGGACAGCCAATCGCTTCAAACATTCTTCTAACTTGACGATTTTTCCCTTCGTGAATAACGATCTCTATTTTAGCACTATCAGTACTTTTATCAATTTCGATTATATTAACTTTAGCAGGCGCGGTAATTCCATCTTCCAGCCTAACCCCTACTCTTAAAATATCAAGTTTTTCCTCTGCCGGAATTCCTTTCACCTTGGCAATATACGTTTTATAGATTTTAAAGCTAGGATGAATTAATTTATTAGTTAACTCACCATCATTGGTTAAAATTAATAATCCTTCAGTATTATAATCTAATCTACCAACCGGATAAACTCTTTCCGGTACATCCTTTATCAAATCGATAACGGTCATTCGACCTTTCTCATCCTTCAGTGTGGTTACTATTCCTTTAGGTTTATGTAAAATTAAATAAACCATATTTTCTATCGCAATTTTTTTATTATCAACAAAAACTTTATCTTTTTTTATGTCAATTTTAGTTCCAAGTTCAGTGACAACTTTTCCATTTACACTAACTCTTCCTTCGACTATCATTTTCTCTGCTTCTCGTCTTGAAGCAAGTCCAGCTTTACTAATTATCTTTTGTAAACGTTCCAATATATTTCTCCTTAAAGTTTATATTGCCTTTCTCACATTATCAAATAAGAATGATAACGAGTTGAAAATAGTCAATATAAATGATT
The sequence above is drawn from the Negativicutes bacterium genome and encodes:
- a CDS encoding NAD(P)/FAD-dependent oxidoreductase, with protein sequence MGNNVIVIGAGAAGMMAAIIAAENGASVTILEKMPRVGKKLLITGKGRCNITNIADIKELIKNMHGNGSFLYSSFHNFSNNDLIDFFENLGVKTKVERGGRVFPESDKAIDVVDALLRKMDSLEIRILKDVAVKNIIKEDNKVTAVVDKKGLVYQADKIIVATGGASYPATGSSGDGYVIAEKLGHTITPIKPSLVPLETEEDWVKIAQGLSLKNVKASIIVDDKKVAEDFGEMLFTHYGVSGPIILSLSKIVAENLTENKIVELAINLKPALSFEKLHNRVQRDFEKFSKKQIKNALNELLPSKLIDIIIDLSYINPDKMINQITKEERLRLVEQIMDLRLTITKTRPVAEAIVTAGGVSIKEINPKTMESKIIEGLYFAGEIVDVDGYTGGYNLQAAFSMGYIAGKAVAMQ
- a CDS encoding rRNA pseudouridine synthase produces the protein MERLQKIISKAGLASRREAEKMIVEGRVSVNGKVVTELGTKIDIKKDKVFVDNKKIAIENMVYLILHKPKGIVTTLKDEKGRMTVIDLIKDVPERVYPVGRLDYNTEGLLILTNDGELTNKLIHPSFKIYKTYIAKVKGIPAEEKLDILRVGVRLEDGITAPAKVNIIEIDKSTDSAKIEIVIHEGKNRQVRRMFEAIGCPVRSLKRIKFASLNLDGLARGKYRYLSENEIEALQRMK